A DNA window from Theobroma cacao cultivar B97-61/B2 chromosome 5, Criollo_cocoa_genome_V2, whole genome shotgun sequence contains the following coding sequences:
- the LOC18600601 gene encoding psbP domain-containing protein 1, chloroplastic, with protein sequence MATILDSLLPPSRPTLPTRLSTPFPSSSSCISTRKTQKTKAFALPRRNAMALILSSCIFSEVGLHDFAFAQPSVGLREYIDTFDGYSFKYPQNWIQVRGAGADIFFRDPYVLDENLSVEMSSPSSSRYKTVEDLGPPQEAGKKVLKQYLTEFMSTRLGVRRESNILSTSSRVADDGKLYYQVEVNIKSYANTNELAVMPQDRVPRLEWNRRYLSVLGVENNRLYELRLQTPENVFVEEENDLRQVMDSFRVNKVTS encoded by the exons ATGGCTACCATACTTGACTCGCTCTTACCCCCGAGTCGACCCACCCTTCCAACTCGCCTTTCTACGCCAttcccttcttcttcttcttgtatcAGCACTCGCAAAACCCAAAAG ACTAAAGCTTTTGCACTCCCAAGGAGGAATGCAATGGCCTTGATCTTGTCAAGTTGTATCTTCTCAGAAGTTGGTTTGCATGATTTTGCATTTGCTCAACCATCTGTTGGGTTAAGGGAATACATAGATACGTTTGATGGCTATTCATTCAAGTACCCTCAGAACTGGATTCAAGTTCGAGGTGCTGGAGCAGATATATTCTTCAGGGACCCTTATGTTCTTGATGAAAATCTCTCTGTGGAGATGTCCTCCCCTTCATCCTCCAGGTATAAGACTGTTGAAGACTTGGGTCCTCCACAAGAAGCTGGAAAGAAAGTGCTGAAGCAGTACTTGACAGAGTTCATGTCAACAAGGCTTGGTGTGAGGCGTGAATCAAATATTCTTTCCACATCCTCAAGAGTTGCTGATGATGGGAAGCTATATTATCAAGTTGAG GTAAACATAAAGTCATATGCAAACACCAATGAACTGGCTGTTATGCCACAAGATAGAGTTCCTCGATTGGAATGGAACCGGCGCTACCTTTCAGTTCTTGGAGTTGAAAACAATAGGTTGTATGAGTTGAGATTACAAACACCAGAAAATGTATttgtagaagaagaaaatgatctGCGCCAAGTCATGGATTCTTTTAGGGTAAACAAGGTGACTAGCTGA
- the LOC18600602 gene encoding AP-3 complex subunit mu isoform X1: protein MLQCIFLLSDSGEVMLEKQLTGHRVDRSICDWFWDHAISQGDAFKSQPVIASPTHYLFQVVREGITFLACTQVEMPPLMGIEFLCRVADVLSDYLGGLNEDVIKDNFVIVYELLDEMIDNGFPLTTEPNILREMIAPPNIVSKVLSVVTGNSSNVSDTLPGATGSCVPWRAADPKYANNEVYVDLVEEMDAVINRDGVLVKCEIYGEVQVNSHLSGLPDLTLSFANPSILDDVRFHPCVRFRPWESHQILSFVPPDGEFKLMSYRVKKLKSTPIYVKPQLTSDAGKCRVNVLVGIRNDPGKTIDSITVQFQLPPCILSADLTSNHGTVNILSNKICSWSINRIPKDKAPSLSGTLVLESELDRLHVFPTFRVGFRIMGVALSGLQIDKLDLRTVPNRLYKGFRALTRAGEFEVRS, encoded by the exons ATGTTGCAGTGTATATTTCTCCTATCGGATTCTGG AGAGGTGATGCTAGAGAAACAGCTAACAGGGCATCGCGTTGACAGATCAATATGTGATTGGTTTTGGGATCATGCTATTTCTCAAGGTGACGCTTTCAAG TCACAGCCAGTGATTGCTTCACCAACTCACTATCTTTTCCAAGTTGTTCGAGAGGGGATTACCTTTTTAGCTTGCACCCAAGTTGAAATGCCACCTTTGATGGGAATTGAG TTCCTCTGCAGAGTAGCGGATGTCCTCTCAGATTATCTTGGTGGCCTGAATGAAGATGTGATAAAAGATAACTTTGTAATTGTTTATGAG CTTCTGGATGAGATGATAGACAATGGCTTCCCTCTCACAACTGAACCAAACATTCTGAGAGAGATGATAGCTCCACCAAATATTGTCAGCAAAGTTTTGAGCGTGGTGACTGGTAATAGTTCCAATGTAAGTGATACCCTTCCTGGTGCAACAGGGTCTTGCGTTCCATGGAGGGCAGCAGATCCAAAATATGCAAACAATGAAGTTTATGTTGATCTTGTTGAAGAAATGGACGCAGTTATAAACAG GGATGGGGTGTTGGTCAAATGTGAAATCTACGGTGAAGTTCAAGTAAACTCCCATCTCTCAGGTCTTCCGGATTTGACACTTTCTTTTGCAAACCCATCCATTCTGGATGATGTGAGATTTCATCCCTGTGTTCGCTTTCGACCTTGGGAATCCCATCAAATTTTGTCATTTGTACCTCCTGACGGAGAGTTTAAGCTAATGAGTTATAg AGTTAAAAAGTTGAAGAGTACTCCCATATACGTAAAGCCACAGCTAACATCAGATGCTGGGAAATGCCGTGTTAATGTGTTGGTTGGCATAAGAAATGATCCTGGAAAGACAATCGACTCAATAACTGTGCAGTTTCAACTACCTCCTTGCATTTTATCGGCTGATTTGACTTCAAATCATGGAACTGTAAACATCCTCAGCAACAAG ATCTGCTCTTGGTCAATTAATCGGATTCCAAAGGATAAAGCTCCATCATTGTCTGGCACATTAGTGCTTGAGTCAGAATTGGATCGGCTTCATGTTTTTCCCACATTTCGAGTGGGTTTTAGGATTATGGGTGTTGCCCTATCTGGCTTGCAAATAGATAAACTGGATCTAAGGACTGTACCAAATCGTCTGTACAAAGGTTTCAGAGCTCTGACACGAGCAGGGGAATTTGAAGTGAGGtcataa
- the LOC18600602 gene encoding AP-3 complex subunit mu isoform X2 gives MLQCIFLLSDSGEVMLEKQLTGHRVDRSICDWFWDHAISQGDAFKSQPVIASPTHYLFQVVREGITFLACTQVEMPPLMGIEFLCRVADVLSDYLGGLNEDVIKDNFVIVYELLDEMIDNGFPLTTEPNILREMIAPPNIVSKVLSVVTGNSSNVSDTLPGATGSCVPWRAADPKYANNEVYVDLVEEMDAVINRVKKLKSTPIYVKPQLTSDAGKCRVNVLVGIRNDPGKTIDSITVQFQLPPCILSADLTSNHGTVNILSNKICSWSINRIPKDKAPSLSGTLVLESELDRLHVFPTFRVGFRIMGVALSGLQIDKLDLRTVPNRLYKGFRALTRAGEFEVRS, from the exons ATGTTGCAGTGTATATTTCTCCTATCGGATTCTGG AGAGGTGATGCTAGAGAAACAGCTAACAGGGCATCGCGTTGACAGATCAATATGTGATTGGTTTTGGGATCATGCTATTTCTCAAGGTGACGCTTTCAAG TCACAGCCAGTGATTGCTTCACCAACTCACTATCTTTTCCAAGTTGTTCGAGAGGGGATTACCTTTTTAGCTTGCACCCAAGTTGAAATGCCACCTTTGATGGGAATTGAG TTCCTCTGCAGAGTAGCGGATGTCCTCTCAGATTATCTTGGTGGCCTGAATGAAGATGTGATAAAAGATAACTTTGTAATTGTTTATGAG CTTCTGGATGAGATGATAGACAATGGCTTCCCTCTCACAACTGAACCAAACATTCTGAGAGAGATGATAGCTCCACCAAATATTGTCAGCAAAGTTTTGAGCGTGGTGACTGGTAATAGTTCCAATGTAAGTGATACCCTTCCTGGTGCAACAGGGTCTTGCGTTCCATGGAGGGCAGCAGATCCAAAATATGCAAACAATGAAGTTTATGTTGATCTTGTTGAAGAAATGGACGCAGTTATAAACAG AGTTAAAAAGTTGAAGAGTACTCCCATATACGTAAAGCCACAGCTAACATCAGATGCTGGGAAATGCCGTGTTAATGTGTTGGTTGGCATAAGAAATGATCCTGGAAAGACAATCGACTCAATAACTGTGCAGTTTCAACTACCTCCTTGCATTTTATCGGCTGATTTGACTTCAAATCATGGAACTGTAAACATCCTCAGCAACAAG ATCTGCTCTTGGTCAATTAATCGGATTCCAAAGGATAAAGCTCCATCATTGTCTGGCACATTAGTGCTTGAGTCAGAATTGGATCGGCTTCATGTTTTTCCCACATTTCGAGTGGGTTTTAGGATTATGGGTGTTGCCCTATCTGGCTTGCAAATAGATAAACTGGATCTAAGGACTGTACCAAATCGTCTGTACAAAGGTTTCAGAGCTCTGACACGAGCAGGGGAATTTGAAGTGAGGtcataa
- the LOC18600603 gene encoding Golgi apparatus membrane protein-like protein ECHIDNA, translating into MDFSQPPGENYANPKTCFFHVLFKAGALAFYILSALFFDNFVVIFVVTVLLSALDFWVVKNVSGRILVGLRWWNEINDLGESVWRFECLDQESLSRMNKKDSWLFWWTLYLSAVAWIVLGIFSLIRFQADYLLVVGVCLTLSIANIVGFTKCRKDAKKQIQQFASQTIASRVSSTIQSAFSVV; encoded by the exons ATGGATTTTAGTCAG CCTCCAGGTGAAAATTATGCCAACCCCAAGACGTGTTTCTTTCATGTTCTCTTCAAG GCTGGAGCATTGGCCTTTTACATCCTTTCTGCTCTCTTTTTCGACAACTTTGTGGTAATTTTTGTGGTGACTGTTCTTCTTTCTGCTCTTGATTTTTGGGTGGTTAAGAATGTTAGTGGACGTATATTAGTTGGTTTGAGGTGGTGGAATGAAATTAATGATCTTGGTGAGAGTGTGTGGAGATTTGAATGTCTTGATCAAGAG TCATTGTCCCGGATGAACAagaaggattcatggctgtTTTGGTGGACCCTTTACCTTTCA GCGGTTGCTTGGATTGTGCTTGGAATATTCTCTCTCATAAGGTTTCAAGCTGATTATCTCCTTGTTGTTGGAGTTTGTTTGACTCTCAGCATTGCAAATATTGTTGGCTTCACCAAATGTCGCAAAG ATGCCAAGAAGCAGATTCAACAGTTTGCCTCCCAGACCATCGCTTCGAGAGTTTCTTCCACTATACAATCAGCATTTAGCGTTGTCTGA
- the LOC18600604 gene encoding chloroplast stem-loop binding protein of 41 kDa b, chloroplastic isoform X1: MSKLVVLQPTKQPSIPLLPSSLSDFSGTKLCQIQYKRKVWQPKGALHVAAASTKKILVMGGTRFIGIFLSRLLVKEGHQVTLFTRGKAPITQQLPGEPDSEYSDFKSKILHLKGDRKDFEFVKSSLSAEGFDVVYDINGNVDFYLSTLSTGIELFINISQNILFVSSREYFLLQFSGREADEVEPILDALPNLEQYIYCSSAGVYLKSDLLPHCETDAVDPKSRHKGKLNTENLLASRGVNWTSLRPVYIYGPLNYNPVEEWFFHRLKAGRPIPIPNSGVQITQLGHVKDLAKAFIQVLGNEKASKQVFNISGEKYVTFDGLARACAKAAGFPEPEIVHYNPKEFDFGKKKAFPFRDQHFFASIEKAKHVLGWEPEFDLVEGLADSYNLDFGRGTYRKEADFSTDDMILGKSLVLQS, from the exons ATGTCGAAGCTGGTGGTGTTGCAGCCCACAAAGCAGCCTTCCATCCCCCTCCTCCCTTCCTCTCTCTCTGACTTCAGTGGCACAAAACTCTGTCAAATTCAG TACAAAAGAAAGGTATGGCAGCCAAAAGGAGCATTGCATGTTGCAGCAGCTAGCACCAAGAAAATTCTTGTAATGGGAGGCACCCGGTTCATTGGTATATTTTTGTCAAGACTCCTTGTGAAAGAGGGACATCAG GTTACTTTGTTTACCAGAGGTAAAGCGCCAATTACCCAACAATTGCCTGGTGAACCAGACAGTGAGTACTCCGATTTCAAATCCAAG ATCTTGCATTTGAAAGGAGATAGAAAGGACTTTGAATTTGTGAAATCCAGTCTCTCTGCTGAAGGTTTCGATGTGGTCTATGATATAAATGGTAATGTAGATTTTTATTTGTCCACTCTTTCCACTGGGATAGAACTGTTCATCAATATATCACAAAACATACTTTTTGTTTCAAGTAGAGAATATTTCTTGCTACAATTTTCAGGACGAGAGGCAGATGAAGTTGAACCCATACTGGATGCACTCCCAAATCTAGAACA GTACATATACTGCTCCTCAGCTGGTGTCTACCTCAAATCTGATCTTTTACCACATTGTGAG ACTGATGCTGTTGATCCAAAGAGTAGGCACAAGGGAAAGCTTAACACAGAGAACTTACTGGCTTCCAGGGGTGTTAATTGGACTTCTTTAAGGCCAGTCTACATATATGGACCTTTGAATTACAATCCTGTTGAAGAATGGTTCTTTCACCGTCTGAAAGCAGGTCGCCCTATTCCAATTCCCAACTCTGGAGTACAAATAACCCAACTTGGTCATGTAAAG GACTTGGCCAAGGCTTTCATCCAGGTTCTTGGTAATGAAAAAGCCAGCAAGCAGGTATTCAACATTTCGGGAGAAAAGTATGTCACTTTTGATGGATTAGCAAGGGCATGTGCCAAG GCTGCTGGATTTCCTGAGCCTGAGATTGTTCACTACAACCCCAAGGAGTTTGACTTCGGTAAAAAGAAGGCATTCCCATTCCGTGATCAG CATTTCTTTGCATCAATTGAAAAGGCAAAGCACGTGCTCGGATGGGAACCTGAGTTTGACCTGGTGGAAGGACTTGCAGACTCGTATAACCTAGATTTTGGCAGGGGAACATACAGGAAGGAGGCTGATTTCTCAACCGATGACATGATTCTTGGCAAAAGCCTTGTGCTCCAGTCATAG
- the LOC18600604 gene encoding chloroplast stem-loop binding protein of 41 kDa b, chloroplastic isoform X2 — MSKLVVLQPTKQPSIPLLPSSLSDFSGTKLCQIQYKRKVWQPKGALHVAAASTKKILVMGGTRFIGIFLSRLLVKEGHQVTLFTRGKAPITQQLPGEPDSEYSDFKSKILHLKGDRKDFEFVKSSLSAEGFDVVYDINGREADEVEPILDALPNLEQYIYCSSAGVYLKSDLLPHCETDAVDPKSRHKGKLNTENLLASRGVNWTSLRPVYIYGPLNYNPVEEWFFHRLKAGRPIPIPNSGVQITQLGHVKDLAKAFIQVLGNEKASKQVFNISGEKYVTFDGLARACAKAAGFPEPEIVHYNPKEFDFGKKKAFPFRDQHFFASIEKAKHVLGWEPEFDLVEGLADSYNLDFGRGTYRKEADFSTDDMILGKSLVLQS; from the exons ATGTCGAAGCTGGTGGTGTTGCAGCCCACAAAGCAGCCTTCCATCCCCCTCCTCCCTTCCTCTCTCTCTGACTTCAGTGGCACAAAACTCTGTCAAATTCAG TACAAAAGAAAGGTATGGCAGCCAAAAGGAGCATTGCATGTTGCAGCAGCTAGCACCAAGAAAATTCTTGTAATGGGAGGCACCCGGTTCATTGGTATATTTTTGTCAAGACTCCTTGTGAAAGAGGGACATCAG GTTACTTTGTTTACCAGAGGTAAAGCGCCAATTACCCAACAATTGCCTGGTGAACCAGACAGTGAGTACTCCGATTTCAAATCCAAG ATCTTGCATTTGAAAGGAGATAGAAAGGACTTTGAATTTGTGAAATCCAGTCTCTCTGCTGAAGGTTTCGATGTGGTCTATGATATAAATG GACGAGAGGCAGATGAAGTTGAACCCATACTGGATGCACTCCCAAATCTAGAACA GTACATATACTGCTCCTCAGCTGGTGTCTACCTCAAATCTGATCTTTTACCACATTGTGAG ACTGATGCTGTTGATCCAAAGAGTAGGCACAAGGGAAAGCTTAACACAGAGAACTTACTGGCTTCCAGGGGTGTTAATTGGACTTCTTTAAGGCCAGTCTACATATATGGACCTTTGAATTACAATCCTGTTGAAGAATGGTTCTTTCACCGTCTGAAAGCAGGTCGCCCTATTCCAATTCCCAACTCTGGAGTACAAATAACCCAACTTGGTCATGTAAAG GACTTGGCCAAGGCTTTCATCCAGGTTCTTGGTAATGAAAAAGCCAGCAAGCAGGTATTCAACATTTCGGGAGAAAAGTATGTCACTTTTGATGGATTAGCAAGGGCATGTGCCAAG GCTGCTGGATTTCCTGAGCCTGAGATTGTTCACTACAACCCCAAGGAGTTTGACTTCGGTAAAAAGAAGGCATTCCCATTCCGTGATCAG CATTTCTTTGCATCAATTGAAAAGGCAAAGCACGTGCTCGGATGGGAACCTGAGTTTGACCTGGTGGAAGGACTTGCAGACTCGTATAACCTAGATTTTGGCAGGGGAACATACAGGAAGGAGGCTGATTTCTCAACCGATGACATGATTCTTGGCAAAAGCCTTGTGCTCCAGTCATAG